In one window of Helianthus annuus cultivar XRQ/B chromosome 17, HanXRQr2.0-SUNRISE, whole genome shotgun sequence DNA:
- the LOC118488930 gene encoding uncharacterized protein LOC118488930, with translation MPPLRPPRRNIRTNRERNNTSSNETPVDPNIINAINQAVAGLLPNLVAQTAEAVIQQTLHPERTNTNPTSGGETRENTTNNITYSIDIWISKFQKQKPKSFSHATNPVEARNWIAHVEKIFGVLGVPEQYKVRLATYKLEDDAQTWWEGYKQVKGGDDFDANLSWVDFRNIFYDKYFSTADKEAYIREYAVIQQGSDEPASEFITRFSRLASIVGDVAGSAEVQAEKCKWAVNDRIRKSIMYMKFKDITEVADAIKTFEFERKEFLSRTGDNKKRNREGQFKQEIGQSSTTPQHQDRKVQGNQNFGNQARQWQPRLQNPRPAQNQIQLYAEPIRAQPLNQQVNPNQITYPLCNTCGKRHQGVCHRSTGACFKCGQTGHMIKECPKKDTKKNNQPNVGGRIFALSATDAANIPGTVSGTLQIGERSIYVLFDTGATHSLVSHSFTKYLPIRPTLLDHTFTISTPMENSSVITYVYKDCPIRIESIVCKADLFPIHMCDFDIILGIDWLSRHRVTIDCHSRRVIFGDLHHPDIIYQGTQAHKSLKIISALKARKSISNGCAGFLASIKDTSVSIKSIDSHSVVREYPDVFPDELQGLPPDRQLEFTIDLIPGAEPISKALYRMAPMELKELKEQLQELLDLGFIRPSVSPWGAPVLFVKKKDGSMRLCIDYRELNKITIRNQYPLPRIDDLFDQLQGAQFFSKIDLRSGYHQLKVKNEDVPKTAFRTRYGHYEFLVMPFGLTNAPAVFMDLMNRVFHQFLDKFVIVFIDDILVYSKSREEHEAHLHIVLGTLRHEKLYAKFSKCDFWLSQVSFLGHVISAEGIMVDPTKVEAITKWPRPTSVTEIRSFLGLAGYYRRFVERFSVIALPLTKLLRKGVKYSWNEEQEKSFEELKKRLVSSPILALPSGSGGYQVYSDASKKGLGCVLMQHGKVIAYASRQLKPYEVNYPTHDLELAAVVFALKIWRHYLYGESCDIFTDHKSLKYIFTQKELNMRQRRWLELLKDYDANIQYHPGKANVVADALSRKNSGTISCLQIQPHIRRDLERMDIWLQVSKSDGYLARMQIEPNLISRIKDAQKQDGELWAIVQNLEVGSTKMYRDLRQNFWWNGMKEDVARYVSKCLTCQQVKLEHKRASGLLQPLDIPIWKWDEITMDFVTGLPKTFKKNDVVWVVVDRLSKSAHFLPIQQGFSVNKLSEIFLQEIIRLHGTPSSMKEAQSRQKSYADQDRRPLEFKIGDHVFLKVSPWRGVRRFGIKGKLSPRFIGPFEILERIGEVSYRLALPPQLSHVHNVFHVSSLRGYNYHPLHVISYPLLTIHEDLSYEEEPEAILDRQEKVLRRKVIPFVKVLWKNHSEHEATWESEESIRSLYPNLFSQ, from the exons atgcctcctcTTCGTCCGCCACGTAGGAATATTCGTACTAACCGTGAACGTAACAACACTTCTTCGAATGAGACTCCAGTTGATCCAAACATAATTAATGCTATCAACCAGGCTGTTGCTGGGTTGCTTCCAAACCTGGTTGCTCAAACAGCTGAGGCCGTTATTCAACAAACTCTTCATCCAGAACGCACTAACACTAATCCAACCTCTGGTGGTGAAACTCGTGAGAATACCACTAACAATATTACTTATAGTATAGACATATggattagtaaattccaaaaacaaaAGCCGAAATCCTTTAGTCACGCTACTAATCCAGTCGAAGCAAGAAACTGGATAGCTCATGTTGAAAAGATCTTCGGAGTTCTTGGAGTTCCGGAACAATACAAAGTTAGACTAGCTACCTACAAATTGGAAGAtgacgcacaaacttggtgggaaGGATATAAGCAAGTCAAAGGAGGGGATGATTTTGACGCTAATCTTTCATGGGTCGACTTTCGTAATATCTTTTACGATAAATATTTTTCGACCGCTGATAAAGAAGCTTATATCAGGGAGTATGCAGTAATTCAACAGGGGAGTGATGAACCAGCCTCTGAGTTCATTACTCGATTTTCAAGGTTGGCTAGTATTGTAGGAGATGTTGCCGGATCAGCAGAAGTCCAGGCAGAAAAATGCAAGTGGGCAGTTAATGATCGAATTCGGAAGTCGATCATGTATATGAAATTTAAGGATATCACCGAagttgctgatgcaatcaaaacttttgaattcgaAAGGAAAGAATTCCTATCTCGAACTGGGGATAATAAGAAGAGAAATAGAGAAGGCCAATTTAAGCAAGAAATCGGCCAGTCATCCACTACGCCACAGCATCAAGATCGTAAAGTGCAAGGAAATCAAAACtttggaaatcaagcacgtcaATGGCAACCTAGACTTCAAAACCCGAGACCTGCTCAAAACCAGATTCAGTTGTATGCAGAACCTATTAGAGCCCAACCACTGAATCAACAAGTAAACCCGAATCAGATTACATATCCTCTATGTAATACTTGTGGTAAAAGACATCAGGGCGTATGTCACCGAAGTACaggagcatgttttaaatgtggccAAACTGGACACATGATCAAGGAATGTCCTAAGAAAGATACTAAGAAGAATAATCAACCCAATGTTGGAGGAAGAATTTTCGCACTTTCCGCTACTGACGCTGCTAATATTCCAGGTACTGTATCTGGAACCCTTCAGATTGGTGAACGTAGTATCTATGTGTTATTCGATACAGGAGCGACTCATTCTTTAGTATCCCATTCGTTTACTAAGTATCTTCCGATAAGACCAACTCTCTTAGATCACACTTTCACCATTTCCACTCCCATGGAAAATTCATCCGTAATCACTTACGTATATAAGGATTGTCCGATCCGTATTGAATCTATTGTGTGTAAGGCAGACTTATTTCCAATACATATGTGTGACTTTGATATTAttctaggaatagattggttgtcTAGACATCGTGTAACTATAGATTGTCATTCTCGCCGAGTTATTTTCGGTGATCTTCATCATCCTGATATTATATATCAGGGAACTCAAGCCCATAAATCTCTTAAAATTATCTCTGCACTTAAGGCTCGAAAATCCATATCAAACGGCTGTGCTGGATTCCTAGCATCAATTAAGGATACTTCTGTTAGTATTAAGAGTATCGATAGCCACTCcgttgttcgtgaatatcctgatgtatttccggatgaactccagggattaccacccgaccgtcAGTTGGAATTCACCATCGACTTGATCCCTGGTGCCGAACCTATTTCTAAAGCTCTATACCGTATGGCCCCAATGGAACTGAAGGAGTTGAAGGAACAATTGCAAGAATTGTTAGATTTAGGATTCATAAGACCCagtgtttcaccttggggtgctccggtcttatttgtgaagaagaaagacggtagtatgcgtttatgtattgactaccgagagctgaacaagattactattcgtaatcagtatcctctgcctcgcattgatgatctctttgatcaacttcaaggggctcagttcttctcaaaaatcgacctaaggtctgggtaccatcagttaaaggtcaagaatgaggatgttcccaagaccgcttttcgtactcgatatggtcattacgaatttttggttatgccctttgggctaactaatgcacccgcagtcttcatggatttgatgaatcgcgtatttcaccaattcctagacaaattcgttattgtctttatcgatgacattctggtgTATTCTAAGAGTCGTGAAGAGCATGAAGCACATCTACATATAGTACTTGGAACCTTGCGGCATGAGAAGTTGTacgcgaagttttccaaatgtgacttttggcttagccaagtgtcatttctaggtcatgttatatcagcagagggaattatggtagacccaacaaaggttgaagctattacaaaatggccaagacccacttctgttaccgaaatacgaagtttcttgggtcttgctggctattaccgaagatttgttgaaagattctcggtaattgctttaccactcacaaaactcctaaggaaaggggtgaagtactcatggaatgaggaacaagagaaaagctttgaagaattaaagaaacgacttgtatcctctccgatactcgctctcccttctggatcaggaggttaccaagtctacagtgatgcctcaaagaaaggattaggttgtgtgctaatgcaacatgggaaggttatcgcttatgcctcccgtcagttgaagccttatgaagttaactaccctacacatgatttagaattagccgcagtcgtctttgcacttaagatttggcgacattatctgtatggtgaaagttgtgacatctttaccgaccacaagagcctcaagtatatatttacgcagaaggagctaaatatgaggcaaagaaggtggttagaacttttaaaagattatgatgcaaatattcaataccatccaggcaaagccaatgttgtagctgatgcATTAAGCCGAAAGAATTCCGGGACTATATCTTGCCTACAAATTCAACCTCATATTAGGAGGGATCTCGAAAGGATGGACATTTGGCTTCAGGTTAGTAAATCTGATGGATATCTAGCTAGAATGCAGATTGAACCCAACCTCATATCCCGGATCAAAGATGCACAAAAGCAAGATGGAGAACTTTGGGCAATTGTGCAAAATCTCGAGGTGG GATCTACCAAGATGTATAGAGATTTAAGACAGAACTTCTGGTGGAATGGAATGAAGGAAGACGTTGCTCGATACGTAAGTAAATGCCTCACTTGCCAACAAGTGAAACTTGAACACAAACGAGCAAGCGGTCTGTTGCAGCCATTGGatattcccatatggaagtgggatgagatcacaatggattttgttactggcttacctaagacattcaagaagaatgatgttgtatgggttgttgtcgatagattatcaaagtccgcacattttctaccaattcagcaaggattttcggttaataagttatccgaaatatttcttcaagaaattattcgactccatggcacaccatcttcca tgaaagaagctcagagtagacaaaagagctatgcagatcaagatagacgacccctcgaatttaaaattggtgaccacgtattcttaaaggtatcaccttggcgtggtgttcgtagatttggaattaaagggaaacttagtccccgtttcatcggtccatttgaaatccttgaaagaattggagaaGTGTCATATCGACTGGCTTTACCGCCTCAACTCTCTCACGTTCATAACGTTTTTCATGTATCCTCTTTAAGAGGATATAATTATCATCCACTCCATGTCATTAGTTATCCGTTACTTACAATTCACGAAGATTTGTCCTACGAAGAGGAACCAGAAGCCATCTTAGATCGACAAGAAAAGGTTTTGCGTAGGAAAGTAATTCCGTTTGTTAAAGTCCTTTGGAAAAATCACTCTGAACACGAAGCAACATGGGAATCTGAAGAATCAATTCGTTCTCTATACCCTAATCTATTCTCGCAATAG